AGTACAACTTCGGCCGCTTCGACGACCCGGCCGTGACCGAGGCGCTGAACACGTACGCCAACGCGTCGACCGACGAGGACCGTGCGGCGGCCTCGGCGGTGCTGCAGACGGCTTTCGCTGAGAACGTCCCGGCGATCCCGCTGGGGGCGCATCCGCTGCTGGGCGAGTTCAACACCCGCAACTACGTCGGATGGCCCAGCGAGGACGACCAGTACGCGTCGGGCGACCCGACCCAGCCTGGCATCGTGCAGGTGCTGACGCAGCTCGAATCCAAGTAAGACGGCGGATGCTGAGCCCGTCGAGGCGCACTTCGACGGGCTCAGCATCGTTCCGCCCGGCATCCATCCCTGCACGAAAGCGATACCCATGCCAGATCCCCTGCTGTCCGTCCGCGACTTCTCTGTCGTGTACGACGTGGACCCGCCCGTCGCGGCGGTGAAGAACGTCACTCTCGAGTTGCAGCGCGGCGAGATCCTCGGCCTCGCCGGCGAGAGCGGGTGCGGAAAGACGACGCTCGCCTACGGCATCCAGCGGCTGCTGAAGGCGCCGGCCGTGATCACGAACGGATCCGTCGTCTTCCACGACGCCGACGGTGATGACATCGACGTGAACGTGCTCGACGCCGAGCAGATGCGCCGATTCCGGTGGGACAAGATCTCGATGGTGTTCCAAGGTGCGATGAACGCGCTGAACCCCGTCGCCACGATCGGTGCGCAGCTCGAGGACGTGTTCGAGGTGCACCGCCCAGGGATGAACAGGAAGCAGCGCAGAGACGCGGTCGCCGAACTTCTGGAGATCGTCAAGGTGGGGGCGCAGCGCGTCCGCTCCTTCCCTCACGAGCTGTCCCGGCGGTATGCGCCAGCGCGTGATGATCGCGATGGCACTCGCCCTCCGGCCGCAGTTGATGGTGATGGACGAGCCGACGACGGCGCTGGACGTGCTCGTACAGCGCGAGATCCTTCGCCAGATATCCCAGCTGAGGGCGGAGTTCGGATTCTCGGTGATCTTCATCACCCACGACCTCCCCCTGCTGCTGGAGATCAGCGATCGCATCGCGATCATGCGTGAGGGCGAGATCGTCGAACTCGACACCGCCGAGCGGATCTGGAACGCTCCGCAGGACGAGTACACCAGGACTCTTCTGTCATCGTTCCCGCGCCTCACCGGAGAGAAGGGGGTGGTGGTGCGATGAGTGTTCTCGAGGTGCGTCACGTCACCAAGACGTACAACGTTCGCGGAGCCGGTCAGATCACCGCACTCGACGATGTGAACTTCGTGCTGCGTTCCGGGCAGACGATCGGCCTGGTCGGACAGTCCGGCAGCGGCAAGTCGACGATCGCCAAGATCCTGACGCAGTTGGAGACGCCGACAAGCGGGGAGGTGCTCCTCGACGGCAAGCCGATTCCACGCCGTGGCCGCGGGCTGCGCACGTACCGACAGCAGCTGCGGATGGTCTTCCAGGATCCGTTCGCCTCGCTGAACCCGTACCACTCGATCCGTTACCACCTCGAGCGGCCGCTGCGGCTCGATGCGGTGGTTCCCAAGGACGAGACCGAGGCGGAGGTGCGCCGGCTCCTGGAGCGCGTTCGCCTGGTTCCGGATGCCGTGATCGATCGCCGCCCGCACGAGCTGTCCGGCGGTCAGCGTCAGCGCGTCGCGATCGCCCGTGCGCTCGCCTCGCGTCCGAAGATCCTCGTCGCCGATGAGCCGGTGTCGATGCTCGACGTCTCCATCCGTCTCGGCGTGCTGAATCTGCTCGCCGACCTGCAGCGCGAGGAGGGACTCGGCGTGCTCTACATCACGCACGATCTCGCCACCGCCCGCCATTTCAGCGACGAGATCATGGTGCTCAATCAGGGGCGGATCGTGGAGCACGGCACGGCGGACGACGTCATCCTCCGGCCCCAGGATCCGTACACGCAGGAGCTGCGCGCAGCCTCCCCCGACCCCGAGCGATTCTTCGCCGACACTCTCGGAGGTGCACGATGACCGCCGTCGAACCCCAACTGCCCGTCACCGACGATCGACCAGACGTCGATGCCGTCGAGATCGGCACCACCGCGACGAAGGCGGTCGCCGGACGTTCCCGCATCCCGTGGCGATTCCTCGGCGGCCGCGCGGCGTTCTACCTCTTCACGCTCTGGGCTGCGCTCACGATCAACTTCTTCCTTCCTCGCATGATGAAGGGCGACGCGGTCAGTCAGTACCTCTCGCGAAACCGCAATGTCTCGCCGGAGGCCGCCGACGCTCTGCGCTCGCTGCTGGGGCTCGACACCGACAAGACGCTGTTCCAGCAGTACCTCGACTACTGGGGTCTGCTGCTGCGGGGAGATCTCGGTGTTTCTCTGCTGCATGGCCTCCGCCCTGTCACCGAGGTGGTCAGTCAGGCGCTGCCATGGACGGTGGGCCTGGTCGGCTTCGCGACCATCGTGTCCTTCCTGATCGGCACAGTGGGCGGCGCGGTCATCGGATGGCGGCGTGGGAGTCGGCTGGAAGCACTGATCCCTGTCACCACCTTCCTCAGCACGATCCCCTACTTCTGGCTGGGACTGCTCGCGATCGCCGTCTTCTCCGTCAACCTCGGTTGGTTCCCGATCGGCAAGGCGTACGGAGTCGGGATGGAGCCCGGCTGGAACTTCGAGTTCATCGGTCAGGTCGTCCACCACGGCACTCTTCCCGCAGTCACGATCGTCATCGCATCGCTCGGCGGGTGGATGCTGGGCATGCGCAACATGATGCTCACCGTCCTCGATGAGGACTACATCACCGTGGCGCAGGCGAAGGGCATGCCGAACCAGCGCGTGCTGTGGCGGTACGCCGCTCGTAACGCCGTGCTGCCCCAGATCCAGAGTTTCGCGCTCTCGATCGGGTTCATCGTCGGCGGCACGATCGTGATGGAGATGGTGTTCAGCTATCCCGGGGTGGGAAAGCTGCTGCTGGATGCCACCAATGCCAAGGACTATGCGCTGATGCAGGGCGTCTTCCTGGTCATCACCCTCTCGGTGCTGGTCGCGAACATCCTCGCGGATGTCGCCTACGCATTCCTCGATCCGCGCACGCGCCAGACGGAGGCCTGAGCCATGTCAACAACAGAGAAAGCCGGTCGGCGCCAGGCGAGTGCTCCGGACACCTTCCTCATCCGCACCAGCGGTGCCGGCAACGGCAACGGCGGCCAGGGCCAGAGCTTCTGGGCGAAGATCGTGTCCGCCTTCGCGATGTTCCGTAACCGCAAGTCGATCGCCGGCCTGGCGATCCTCGGGTTCTTCGTGCTGGTCGCGATCTTCGCCGACGTGCTGGCACCGTTCTCTCCGACGCAGATCGACAACTCCGCCCGGCTCCAGCCGCCGTCCGCAGCGCACTGGCTGGGCACGACGCACATCGGTGAAGACGTGCTGAGCCAGGTCATCCACGGCACGCGCGGCGTCATCGTCGTCGGATTTCTCGCGGCATTGATCGCGACGGTGATCGCCATCACGGTCGGCGTGATCGCCGGATACCTTTCCGGCTGGAAGAGCGAGGCGCTGTCGGCGTTGACCAATGTGTTCCTGGTGATCCCCGGTCTTCCGCTGATCATCATCGTGGCCTCGATGTTCGAGGATCCACCTCTGGTGCTGATCGCCGCAGTGCTGGGCCTCACAGGATGGGCCTGGGGTGCGCGCGTGCTGCGGGCCCAGACCATGTCACTGCGCAATCGCGACTTCGTGCAGGCCGCCCGTGCGAACGGCGAGCCGCTGCGCCGCATCATCACGGTGGAGATGCTGCCGAACCTGATGGCGCTGATCGCTGCGAGCTTCGTCGGCACGGTGACCGCCGCCATCCTCGGCCTCACGACACTCTCGTACATCGGCGTGATCCCGGTGACCACCTACAACTGGGGCACGATCCTGAACTGGGCATCCGCCCAGGGCGCGTTCGGGCAGAACCAGTGGTGGTGGTATCTGCCGCCGGGGTTGTGCATCGCCGCGATCGGCGTGGCTCTGTCGCTGATCAACTTCGGCATCGACGAGTACGTCAACCCGCGCCTGCGCTCCGCCGGCGAGCGGGCGCGCGCGATGAAGAAGAAGGGCCTGAACGTGAACGACGCGGTCACGGCCGTGCGCACCACCGACGTGGCCGTTCCGGCTGCAGAGAACAAGAAGTGATGACCTCTGAGACACTGACGCTCCCGTACCTGAATCCCGACCTGGCCGTCTCGGCGCGCGTCGCCGACCTCCTCGATCGCATGACGCTCGAGGAGAAGGTCGGGCAGATGCTGCAGCTCGACGCTCGCGACGATCTCGATGATCATGTGCTGCGCCGGACGGTCGGGTCGATCCTGCACACCTCGCCCGAGCGGATCGTCGCTGCCCGTGAGCTGACGCTGCGCACGCGACTGCAGATCCCGCTGCTCGTCGGTGAGGACTGCATCCACGGTCACTCGTTCTGGCCGGGTGCGACCATCTACCCGACACAACTGGGAATGGCGGCATCGTGGGATGCCTCGCTGCTGGAGAAGGTCGCCCGCGCGACGGCCGTCGAGGTGGCGGCGACCGGAATCCACTGGACGTTCTCACCCGTACTCTGCATCGCCCGTGACCTGCGCTGGGGGCGCGTCAACGAGACGTTCGGCGAAGACCCGTTCCTGTTGGGCGAGCTCGCATCGGCCATGGTCCGCGGCTATCAGGGCGAGGGGCTCGAGGATCCGACGGCGATCCTCGCGACGGCGAAGCACTTCGCCGGATACTCCGAGACCCAGGGAGGCCGCGACGCCAGCGAAGCCGACATCTCGCGGCGGAAGCTGCGGTCGTGGTTCCTGCCGCCGTTCGAGCGCGTCGCCCGTGAGGGATGCCGTTCGTTCATGCTGGGCTACCAGAGCATGGACGGCGTGCCGATCACCCTCAACGACTGGCTGCTCAGCGACGTGCTGCGCGGCGAGTGGGGGTACACCGGCACACTCATCACCGACTGGGACAACGTCGGCCGGATGGTCTGGGAGCAGCACGTGCAGCCCGACATCACGCACGCTGCGGCCGCCGCGGTGAGCGCGGGCAACGACATGATCATGAACACGCCCACCTTCTTCGAGGGTGCTCTGGATGCCGTCGCGCACGGCCTGCTCGCACCGGATGCGTTCGATGCCGCGGTCGAGCGGATCCTCACACTGAAGTTCGAGCTCGGGCTGTTCGAGAACCCGCGCACACCGGTCGACGGTCTCGAGCAGATCATCGGCAGCGCGGAGCACGCTGAACTGAACCTCGAGATCACGCGGCGCTCGCTCGTGCTGCTGGAGAACGACGGCACGCTGCCGTTACGGCCGGCTGCGCCCGGTGGGACTCTTTCGCCGGTTGCGCCGGGAGGTGCCGCCGCGACCGCACGCGTCGCGGTCGTCGGGCCGCTTGCGGATGACGCGCAGGAGCAGCTCGGCGACTGGGCCGGTGGCTCAGGGCAGGCCGGCTGGCTGGACGGACAGCCGCGCGAGATGATCACGACGGTGCTCGACGGACTGCGCGAGATCGCCCCGTGGGAGATCGTGCACGCGCGAGGAGCCGATATCCTCACGCTCGCGCCCGATCCCGCCGGCGCGACGTGGCCAGATGGTCAGCCGCGTCCGCCAGTAGTGAAGCCGTGCGCCCCGGATGCCGTGCAGATCGCGGAAGCCGTCGCTGCAGCGGAGGCGGCGGATGTCGTCGTAGCTGTCGTCGGCGACGCACAGGGACTGTACGGCGAGGGTCGCTCGACCGCGACGCTCGAGCTGATCGGCGGCCAGAACGCGTTGCTCGACGCCCTCGTCGACACAGGCACGCCCGTGGTCGTCATACTGCTGTCATCGAAGCCGCTGGTGCTGCCGGCATCTGTCTCGAATGCCGCTGCCGTGCTGTGGGTTGCGAATCCCGGCATGCAGGGCGGCCGTGCGATCGCCGAACTGCTGACGGGTGCGATCGAGCCGACCGGACGTCTGCCGATCTCGTTCGCGCGGCATGCCGGTCAGCAGCCGACGTACTACAACCAGATCCGCGGCCAGCACGGCGATCGCTACGCCGACCTCACGCAGTCGCCCGCGTGGTCGTTCGGCGAGGGGCTGTCGTACACGACCGTCTCCTACTCGGACCTCGTTCTCGAGGAGGCGGCGCTCGCGGCATCCGACACCATCGTCGCCGACGTGACGGTGACGAACACGGGCGAGCGCCCGACCATCGAGACCATGCAGGTGTACGTGCGGGATCGGGTGACCAGCGTCAGCTGGGCGGACAAG
The DNA window shown above is from Microbacterium murale and carries:
- a CDS encoding ABC transporter ATP-binding protein, with translation MSVLEVRHVTKTYNVRGAGQITALDDVNFVLRSGQTIGLVGQSGSGKSTIAKILTQLETPTSGEVLLDGKPIPRRGRGLRTYRQQLRMVFQDPFASLNPYHSIRYHLERPLRLDAVVPKDETEAEVRRLLERVRLVPDAVIDRRPHELSGGQRQRVAIARALASRPKILVADEPVSMLDVSIRLGVLNLLADLQREEGLGVLYITHDLATARHFSDEIMVLNQGRIVEHGTADDVILRPQDPYTQELRAASPDPERFFADTLGGAR
- a CDS encoding ABC transporter permease codes for the protein MTAVEPQLPVTDDRPDVDAVEIGTTATKAVAGRSRIPWRFLGGRAAFYLFTLWAALTINFFLPRMMKGDAVSQYLSRNRNVSPEAADALRSLLGLDTDKTLFQQYLDYWGLLLRGDLGVSLLHGLRPVTEVVSQALPWTVGLVGFATIVSFLIGTVGGAVIGWRRGSRLEALIPVTTFLSTIPYFWLGLLAIAVFSVNLGWFPIGKAYGVGMEPGWNFEFIGQVVHHGTLPAVTIVIASLGGWMLGMRNMMLTVLDEDYITVAQAKGMPNQRVLWRYAARNAVLPQIQSFALSIGFIVGGTIVMEMVFSYPGVGKLLLDATNAKDYALMQGVFLVITLSVLVANILADVAYAFLDPRTRQTEA
- a CDS encoding ABC transporter permease, which codes for MFRNRKSIAGLAILGFFVLVAIFADVLAPFSPTQIDNSARLQPPSAAHWLGTTHIGEDVLSQVIHGTRGVIVVGFLAALIATVIAITVGVIAGYLSGWKSEALSALTNVFLVIPGLPLIIIVASMFEDPPLVLIAAVLGLTGWAWGARVLRAQTMSLRNRDFVQAARANGEPLRRIITVEMLPNLMALIAASFVGTVTAAILGLTTLSYIGVIPVTTYNWGTILNWASAQGAFGQNQWWWYLPPGLCIAAIGVALSLINFGIDEYVNPRLRSAGERARAMKKKGLNVNDAVTAVRTTDVAVPAAENKK
- a CDS encoding exo-beta-d-1,3/1,6-glucosidase, whose protein sequence is MTSETLTLPYLNPDLAVSARVADLLDRMTLEEKVGQMLQLDARDDLDDHVLRRTVGSILHTSPERIVAARELTLRTRLQIPLLVGEDCIHGHSFWPGATIYPTQLGMAASWDASLLEKVARATAVEVAATGIHWTFSPVLCIARDLRWGRVNETFGEDPFLLGELASAMVRGYQGEGLEDPTAILATAKHFAGYSETQGGRDASEADISRRKLRSWFLPPFERVAREGCRSFMLGYQSMDGVPITLNDWLLSDVLRGEWGYTGTLITDWDNVGRMVWEQHVQPDITHAAAAAVSAGNDMIMNTPTFFEGALDAVAHGLLAPDAFDAAVERILTLKFELGLFENPRTPVDGLEQIIGSAEHAELNLEITRRSLVLLENDGTLPLRPAAPGGTLSPVAPGGAAATARVAVVGPLADDAQEQLGDWAGGSGQAGWLDGQPREMITTVLDGLREIAPWEIVHARGADILTLAPDPAGATWPDGQPRPPVVKPCAPDAVQIAEAVAAAEAADVVVAVVGDAQGLYGEGRSTATLELIGGQNALLDALVDTGTPVVVILLSSKPLVLPASVSNAAAVLWVANPGMQGGRAIAELLTGAIEPTGRLPISFARHAGQQPTYYNQIRGQHGDRYADLTQSPAWSFGEGLSYTTVSYSDLVLEEAALAASDTIVADVTVTNTGERPTIETMQVYVRDRVTSVSWADKELKAYRQVSLAPGESARVRIELPVEDCTIVDSAGDRVVEPGEFELLVGPSSRDEVLLTAGFTIT